A single Opisthocomus hoazin isolate bOpiHoa1 chromosome 1, bOpiHoa1.hap1, whole genome shotgun sequence DNA region contains:
- the CASP2 gene encoding caspase-2 isoform X1 codes for MLVACGMRRCHQEALKRNRVLLAKQLVLKELVEHLVEKDIVTAEMVETIQAKSGSFSQNVEFLNLLPKRGPNAFAAFCEALRETKQQHLEAVILKTTSDLSHGIARLEHCYGSNLPFPASESCNSKKPRWIEPMQHSLDNGDGPPVPLVKYCTPEFYHDHQHLAYKLVSEPRGLALVLSNVHFSSEKDLEYRAGGDVDCASLEMLFKHLGYRVTVFHDQTAQEMQNALERFSKLPDHRDVDSCIVALLSHGVEGGVYGSDGKLLQLQEAFRLFDNANCPNLQNKPKMFFIQACRGDETDRGVDQRDGKEWSDSPGCEESDANKEENLKLRLPTCSDMICGYACLKGTAAMRNTRRGSWYIEALTSVFAEDSRDTHVADMLVKVNRQIKQREGYAPGTEFHRCKEMSEYCSTLCRDLYLFPGYLPGK; via the exons ATGCTGGTTGCCTGCGGCATGCGGCGGTGTCACCAGGAAGCGCTGAAGAGGAACCGGGTGCTGCTGGCGAAGCAGCTGGTCTTGAAGGAGCTGGTGGAGCACCTAGTGGAGAAGGACATCGTCACCGCGGAGATGGTGGAAACCATACAG GCCAAGTCTGGGAGCTTCAGCCAAAATGTGGAATTCCTCAATTTGCTGCCCAAGAGAGGCCCTAATGCCTTCGCAGCCTTCTGTGAAGCTCTACGAGAAACCAAACAGCAGCATCTGGAAGCAGTTATCTTGAAGACAACATCTGACCTGAGCCATGGGATTGCAAGG CTTGAACACTGTTATGGATCCAATCTTCCGTTCCCTGCCAGTGAGTCATGTAATTCAAAGAAACCACGCTGGATTG AACCAATGCAACATTCCTTGGATAATGGAGATGGTCCCCCAGTTCCTCTAGTGAAGTACTGCACTCCTGAATTTTATCATGATCATCAGCACTTG GCATACAAACTGGTATCAGAGCCCCGAGGCTTAGCACTTGTTCTCAGCAACGTCCATTTCAGCAGTGAGAAGGACTTGGAGTATCGTGCAGGGGGAGATGTGGACTGTGCTTCCCTGGAGATGCTTTTCAAGCATCTTGGGTATCGAGTGACAGTCTTTCATGATCAAACTGCACAG GAGATGCAGAATGCATTGGAGAGATTCTCTAAGCTGCCAGATCATCGGGATGTGGATTCCTGTATTGTAGCTTTACTTTCCCATGGTGTGGAGGGTGGGGTTTATGGCAGTGATGGCAAACTACTACAG ttgCAGGAGGCTTTCCGGCTCTTTGATAACGCAAACTGTCCAAATCTCCAGAATAAGCCCAAAATGTTCTTTATTCAGGCCTGCCGGGGAG ATGAGACGGACCGGGGAGTGGATCAAAGAGATGGGAAAGAATGGTCAGATTCCCCAGGCTGTGAGGAAAGTGATGCAAATAAGGAGGAAAATCTCAAGCTGCGTCTGCCTACGTGCTCTGATATGATCTGTGGATATGCTTGTCTGAAAG GTACTGCGGCCATGCGAAACACCAGGCGCGGATCCTGGTATATCGAGGCTCTCACCTCTGTGTTTGCAGAGGACTCCCGGGACACTCATGTGGCTGACATGTTGGTGAAG GTGAATAGGCAAATCAAGCAACGAGAAGGTTATGCCCCAGGCACAGAATTTCACCGCTGCAAGGAAATGTCAGAATATTGTAGCACACTCTGTCGGGACCTTTACCTGTTTCCTGGCTATCTGCCAGGAAAATAA
- the TMEM139 gene encoding transmembrane protein 139 isoform X2, translated as MWLEAHWKNIRQALLLLFTAGLLIGVTMLAISSNINPVGYFFLGVGGVCLVGYLLSVFAECYLKNQHQHEANEIPPNRQNQAGVNAAYEAPTYEEVMATSVPAIWTIASNPGLVPSPLNEPPAYNVVIESAAQEGMMVEALRVSMASDTRHTSETGTGSRMPLQLVLPPRLQRFVSDIHEVKGVEDRFEPLEPLTPPPAYESAINDEVFEDPFQPSVL; from the exons ATGTGGTTAGAGGCACACTGGAAGAACATCCGCCAAGCCTTGTTGCTTCTTTTCACTGCTGGTCTTCTCATTGGGGTCACCATGCTGGCCATTTCATCTAACATCAATCCAGTAGGCTATTTCTTCCTAGGGGTAGGGGGAGTGTGCCTGGTCGGCTATTTGCTGAGTGTCTTTGCTGAATGTTACCTGAAGAATCAGCACCAACATGAAGCAAATGAGATACCTCCAAACAGACAAAACCAAGCAGG GGTGAACGCTGCCTACGAAGCACCCACCTATGAGGAGGTGATGGCCACATCAGTTCCAGCAATATGGACAATTGCATCCAATCCAGGCTTAGTGCCCTCACCACTGAATGAGCCTCCTGCTTACAATGTAGTTATTGAATCAGCTGCCCAAGAAGGGATGATGGTGGAGGCTCTCCGGGTGTCCATGGCATCAGACACAAGGCACACCTCCGAGACAGGCACAGGCTCCAGGATGCCACtgcagctggtgctgcccccAAGACTGCAGCGATTTGTTTCGGACATCCATGAAGTGAAAGGTGTTGAAGACAGGTTTGAGCCACTGGAGCCACTCACTCCACCACCTGCTTATGAGAGTGCTATCAACGATGAGGTCTTTGAAGATCCTTTCCAGCCCTCCGTGTTATGA
- the CASP2 gene encoding caspase-2 isoform X2 codes for MLVACGMRRCHQEALKRNRVLLAKQLVLKELVEHLVEKDIVTAEMVETIQAKSGSFSQNVEFLNLLPKRGPNAFAAFCEALRETKQQHLEAVILKTTSDLSHGIARLEHCYGSNLPFPASESCNSKKPRWIEPMQHSLDNGDGPPVPLVKYCTPEFYHDHQHLAYKLVSEPRGLALVLSNVHFSSEKDLEYRAGGDVDCASLEMLFKHLGYRVTVFHDQTAQEMQNALERFSKLPDHRDVDSCIVALLSHGVEGGVYGSDGKLLQLQEAFRLFDNANCPNLQNKPKMFFIQACRGDETDRGVDQRDGKEWSDSPGCEESDANKEENLKLRLPTCSDMICGYACLKGTAAMRNTRRGSWYIEALTSVFAEDSRDTHVADMLVKGALWDFS; via the exons ATGCTGGTTGCCTGCGGCATGCGGCGGTGTCACCAGGAAGCGCTGAAGAGGAACCGGGTGCTGCTGGCGAAGCAGCTGGTCTTGAAGGAGCTGGTGGAGCACCTAGTGGAGAAGGACATCGTCACCGCGGAGATGGTGGAAACCATACAG GCCAAGTCTGGGAGCTTCAGCCAAAATGTGGAATTCCTCAATTTGCTGCCCAAGAGAGGCCCTAATGCCTTCGCAGCCTTCTGTGAAGCTCTACGAGAAACCAAACAGCAGCATCTGGAAGCAGTTATCTTGAAGACAACATCTGACCTGAGCCATGGGATTGCAAGG CTTGAACACTGTTATGGATCCAATCTTCCGTTCCCTGCCAGTGAGTCATGTAATTCAAAGAAACCACGCTGGATTG AACCAATGCAACATTCCTTGGATAATGGAGATGGTCCCCCAGTTCCTCTAGTGAAGTACTGCACTCCTGAATTTTATCATGATCATCAGCACTTG GCATACAAACTGGTATCAGAGCCCCGAGGCTTAGCACTTGTTCTCAGCAACGTCCATTTCAGCAGTGAGAAGGACTTGGAGTATCGTGCAGGGGGAGATGTGGACTGTGCTTCCCTGGAGATGCTTTTCAAGCATCTTGGGTATCGAGTGACAGTCTTTCATGATCAAACTGCACAG GAGATGCAGAATGCATTGGAGAGATTCTCTAAGCTGCCAGATCATCGGGATGTGGATTCCTGTATTGTAGCTTTACTTTCCCATGGTGTGGAGGGTGGGGTTTATGGCAGTGATGGCAAACTACTACAG ttgCAGGAGGCTTTCCGGCTCTTTGATAACGCAAACTGTCCAAATCTCCAGAATAAGCCCAAAATGTTCTTTATTCAGGCCTGCCGGGGAG ATGAGACGGACCGGGGAGTGGATCAAAGAGATGGGAAAGAATGGTCAGATTCCCCAGGCTGTGAGGAAAGTGATGCAAATAAGGAGGAAAATCTCAAGCTGCGTCTGCCTACGTGCTCTGATATGATCTGTGGATATGCTTGTCTGAAAG GTACTGCGGCCATGCGAAACACCAGGCGCGGATCCTGGTATATCGAGGCTCTCACCTCTGTGTTTGCAGAGGACTCCCGGGACACTCATGTGGCTGACATGTTGGTGAAG GGTGCTCTGTGGGATTTTAGCTGA
- the TMEM139 gene encoding transmembrane protein 139 isoform X1, translating to MLVCSCFMVKKLFCLPQISVPLTTICSQLSSTTIHIAMWLEAHWKNIRQALLLLFTAGLLIGVTMLAISSNINPVGYFFLGVGGVCLVGYLLSVFAECYLKNQHQHEANEIPPNRQNQAGVNAAYEAPTYEEVMATSVPAIWTIASNPGLVPSPLNEPPAYNVVIESAAQEGMMVEALRVSMASDTRHTSETGTGSRMPLQLVLPPRLQRFVSDIHEVKGVEDRFEPLEPLTPPPAYESAINDEVFEDPFQPSVL from the exons ATGCTTGTATGCTCATGCTTCATGGTGAAAAAATTGTTCTGTCTTCCACAGATCTCTGTCCCCTTAACGACCATCTGTTCTCAATTGTCTTCTACCACCATCCATATTGCCATGTGGTTAGAGGCACACTGGAAGAACATCCGCCAAGCCTTGTTGCTTCTTTTCACTGCTGGTCTTCTCATTGGGGTCACCATGCTGGCCATTTCATCTAACATCAATCCAGTAGGCTATTTCTTCCTAGGGGTAGGGGGAGTGTGCCTGGTCGGCTATTTGCTGAGTGTCTTTGCTGAATGTTACCTGAAGAATCAGCACCAACATGAAGCAAATGAGATACCTCCAAACAGACAAAACCAAGCAGG GGTGAACGCTGCCTACGAAGCACCCACCTATGAGGAGGTGATGGCCACATCAGTTCCAGCAATATGGACAATTGCATCCAATCCAGGCTTAGTGCCCTCACCACTGAATGAGCCTCCTGCTTACAATGTAGTTATTGAATCAGCTGCCCAAGAAGGGATGATGGTGGAGGCTCTCCGGGTGTCCATGGCATCAGACACAAGGCACACCTCCGAGACAGGCACAGGCTCCAGGATGCCACtgcagctggtgctgcccccAAGACTGCAGCGATTTGTTTCGGACATCCATGAAGTGAAAGGTGTTGAAGACAGGTTTGAGCCACTGGAGCCACTCACTCCACCACCTGCTTATGAGAGTGCTATCAACGATGAGGTCTTTGAAGATCCTTTCCAGCCCTCCGTGTTATGA